A genomic segment from Triticum dicoccoides isolate Atlit2015 ecotype Zavitan chromosome 1A, WEW_v2.0, whole genome shotgun sequence encodes:
- the LOC119269299 gene encoding homeobox-leucine zipper protein HOX9-like, translating into MAAAVAAMRCGSGSGSDGGGGGYDKGGMDSGKYVRYTPEQVEALERVYAECPKPTSTRRQQLLRECPILSNIEPRQIKVWFQNRRCRDKQRKESSRLQAVNRKLSAMNKLLMEENERLQKQVSQLVHENAYMKQQLQNPSLANDTSCESNVTTPPNPLRDASNPAGLLAIAEETLTEFLSKATGTAVDWVPMPGMKPGPDSFGIVAVSHGCRGVAARACGLVNLEPTKIVEILKDRPSWFRDCRSLEVFTMLPAGNGGTIELVYMQMYAPTTLVPARDFWTLRYTTTMEDGSLVVCERSLSGSGGGPSTASAQQFVRAEMLPSGYLVRPCDGGGSIVHIVDHLDLEAWSVPEVLRPLYESSRVVAQKMTTAALRHIRQIAQETSGEVVYALGRQPAVLRTFSQRLSRGFNDAISGFNDDGWSVMAGDGIEDVIIACNSKKIRSNNTAPNAFIAPGGVICAKASMLLQSVPPAVLVRFLREHRSEWADYNFDAYSASALKSSSCSLPGLRPMRFSGSQIIMPLAHTVENEEILEVVRLEGQALDEGLLSRDIHLLQFCTGIDEKSMGSCFQLVFAPIDELFPDDAPLISSGFRVIPLDMKTDGAPAGRTLDLASSLEAGSTTLQASGGADDCNLRSVLTIAFQLPYEMHLQDSVATMARQYVRSIVSAVQRVSMAISPSRSGLNAEQKIISGFPEAATLARWICQSYRFHLGVELFRQADEAGESLLRMLWDHEDAILCCSFKEKPVFTFANEMGINMLETSFVALQDLSLDKIFDEAGRKALYSDIPKLMEQGFVYLPGGVCLSGMGRHVSFENAVAWKVVGEDNNVHCLAFCFVNWSFV; encoded by the exons ATGGCGGCGGCTGTGGCGGCGATGCGTTgcgggagcgggagcgggagcgacggcggcggcggcggctacgacaAGGGCGGGATGGACTCGGGCAAGTACGTGCGGTACACGCCGGAGCAGGTGGAGGCGCTGGAGCGGGTGTACGCCGAGTGCCCCAAACCGACTTCCACGCGCAGGCAGCAGCTGCTCCGCGAGTGCCCCATTCTGTCCAACATCGAGCCCAGGCAGATCAAGGTCTGGTTCCAGAACCGAAG GTGCCGTGATAAGCAGCGGAAGGAGTCTTCGAGGCTTCAGGCCGTGAACAGAAAACTGAGCGCCATGAACAAGCTGCTCATGGAAGAGAATGAGCGTCTCCAGAAGCAGGTCTCCCAGTTGGTTCATGAGAATGCATACATGAAGCAACAGCTGCAGAAT CCTTCGTTGGCCAATGATACAAGTTGTGAGTCAAATGTGACCACTCCTCCAAACCCTCTACGGGATGCAAGTAACCCAGCTGG ACTCCTTGCAATTGCGGAGGAGACATTGACAGAGTTCCTCTCAAAGGCTACAGGAACTGCTGTTGATTGGGTCCCGATGCCTGGGATGAAG CCTGGTCCGGATTCGTTTGGTATTGTTGCCGTTTCACATGGTTGCCGAGGTGTCGCTGCCCGTGCCTGTGGTCTGGTGAATCTAGAACCAACAAAG ATTGTGGAGATCTTGAAAGACCGCCCATCTTGGTTCCGTGATTGTCGGAGTCTTGAAGTTTTTACGATGCTTCCAGCTGGAAACGGCGGGACCATTGAACTCGTTTACATGCAG ATGTATGCTCCTACCACTTTAGTTCCTGCACGTGATTTTTGGACGCTGAGATACACAACTACAATGGAAGATGGAAGTCTCGTG GTTTGTGAGAGATCTTTGAGTGGTTCAGGAGGTGGTCCAAGTACTGCCTCAGCACAGCAATTTGTAAGGGCTGAGATGCTTCCTAGTGGCTATTTAGTTCGGCCATGCGACGGTGGGGGTTCAATTGTGCATATAGTGGATCATCTGGACCTTGAG GCTTGGAGTGTTCCAGAAGTGCTTCGCCCGCTCTATGAGTCTTCTAGGGTAGTTGCTCAGAAAATGACTACTGCG GCATTACGACACATCAGACAGATTGCTCAAGAAACTAGTGGGGAGGTTGTATATGCTCTGGGGAGGCAACCTGCTGTTCTGCGGACATTTAGTCAGAGGCTGAGTAG AGGATTTAATGATGCTATAAGTGGCTTCAATGATGATGGTTGGTCTGTAATGGCTGGAGACGGCATTGAAGATGTGATTATTGCTTGCAACTCAAAAAAGATTAGGAGCAATAACACTGCTCCCAATGCTTTTATAGCTCCTGGAGGTGTTATATGTGCTAAAGCATCAATGTTACTGCAG AGTGTTCCACCAGCAGTACTGGTTCGGTTTCTGAGGGAACATCGGTCTGAATGGGCTGATTATAACTTTGATGCATATTCGGCTTCAGCGCTGAAATCAAGCTCATGCTCACTTCCTGGGTTGCGTCCCATGAGATTTTCTGGGAGCCAGATCATCATGCCACTTGCTCACACAGTGGAGAATGAGGAG ATTCTAGAAGTTGTTCGTCTTGAAGGGCAAGCGCTCGATGAGGGTCTTTTATCAAGAGATATCCACCTGCTTCAG TTTTGCACTGGAATAGACGAGAAATCAATGGGATCCTGCTTCCAACTTGTCTTTGCACCAATTGATGAGCTTTTTCCTGATGATGCTCCATTAATATCTTCAGGCTTTCGTGTTATACCACTGGACATGAAAACA GATGGTGCACCCGCCGGTAGAACACTAGATTTGGCCTCTAGCCTTGAAGCTGGTTCAACTACACTGCAAGCCTCAGGCGGTGCGGACGATTGTAACCTACGATCAGTGCTGACAATTGCCTTTCAACTCCCTTACGAGATGCATCTCCAAGATAGTGTTGCAACTATGGCCCGGCAGTATGTCCGCAGCATTGTCTCCGCCGTTCAGAGAGTGTCGATGGCTATCTCTCCCTCTCGATCTGGCTTGAATGCTGAACAGAAGATAATTTCTGGCTTCCCTGAAGCTGCAACACTTGCTCGCTGGATATGCCAAAGTTACCG GTTCCATCTGGGGGTCGAGTTATTTAGACAGGCAGATGAAGCTGGGGAATCTTTATTGAGAATGCTCTGGGATCATGAAGATGCTATTTTGTGCTGTTCTTTCAAG GAAAAGCCTGTATTTACGTTTGCAAACGAGATGGGAATTAACATGTTGGAAACATCTTTCGTTGCCCTTCAAGATCTCTCGTTGGACAAGATATTTGATGAAGCTGGTAGAAAGGCACTATACTCCGATATCCCAAAGCTGATGGAGCAG GGCTTTGTTTACCTGCCAGGTGGTGTGTGCTTGTCTGGGATGGGCCGCCATGTCTCATTTGAGAATGCTGTAGCATGGAAAGTAGTTGGTGAGGACAACAATGTGCactgcctcgccttctgcttcgtcAACTGGTCTTTCGTGTGA